The Nycticebus coucang isolate mNycCou1 chromosome 15, mNycCou1.pri, whole genome shotgun sequence genome has a segment encoding these proteins:
- the C15H13orf46 gene encoding uncharacterized protein C13orf46 homolog: protein MEKDAAATHRRHRPGPGALPVGAPGHLKTASEGAELQRSRSVGGLHQRGDPLSRIRRLRREPESEDLGKDLRGDVNDASWQGNPEEDKEGKDKAAPGKVDPEDGNMRPEAEKSDSEASNAGAQEGECADSHHQEAKEQEPEFVKLNGLLEEEKPSVFVEIDLRDHAEEVATCTRKEEKQSPMDIGDLSEDETRTSWVCCIPYTTKRKAKEST, encoded by the exons ATGGAAAAGGATGCAGCTGCCACACACAGAAGGCACCGGCCTGGACCTGGGGCCCTGCCTGTGGGAGCCCCCGGGCACCTCAAGACAGCCAGCGAGGGGGCCGAGCTGCAGAGAAGTAGAAGTGTGGGTGGCCTGCACCAGAGGGGGGACCCCCTGAGCCGCATCCGGAGGCTGCGCAGGGAGCCAG AGTCGGAGGACCTGGGGAAAGACCTGAGGGGTGATGTGAATGATGCCAGCTG GCAGGGGAACCCTGAGGAAGACAAGGAGGGGAAGGACAAGGCTGCTCCTGGGAAGGTGGACCCTGAGGATGGGAACATGAgaccagaggctgagaagagtGACTCTGAGGCCAGCAATGCAGGGGCACAGGAAGGCGAGTGCGCGGACAGTCACCACCAGGAGGCCAAG GAGCAGGAGCCAGAGTTCGTAAAGCTAAATGGCCTTCTGGAAGAGGAG AAACCATCTGTGTTTGTGGAGATTGATCTGCGAGACCATGCTGAGGAG GTGGCCACGTGTaccaggaaggaagaaaagcagtCCCCGATGGACATAGGAGATTTGTCAGAAGATGA GACACGGACCAGCTGGGTGTGCTGCATTCCATACACGACCAAAAGGAAAGCGAAGGAGAGCACATAG